One segment of Thermosynechococcus sp. HN-54 DNA contains the following:
- a CDS encoding FHA domain-containing protein, whose amino-acid sequence MAVPILQLVAADGSRQHIQLGRDRVLIGTDPQSQVILAGEGISRHHALILATESGYQVADLGSASGTFLNGTKLRPRTPVALKAGDRLQMGDFEAIFDPEGMATTALPGTVVMGAASTPILQVATPQWLQEFPLLKEELILGRDPKADITIEHPFVSFHHAKLVRSGDHYKIIDLGSKNGLHWRGTTVSEHALAPGDVIHVGESLRLTYLLMPATEVVQQTRPLQLRDRQQVRIGRDPSNDMVLDHPVVSRFHARLYLQDGQWYVVDLDSANGTFVNNQRLEPRKPVALPTGALLRIGPYSSLFTPDETIIPHNDSGNLRLDAIHLSKTTAKGTKLLQDISLSILPREFVAIVGGSGAGKSTLVDALNGFRPATGGTVLVNGYDLYRYFGTYRTQIGYVPQDDIIHSELTVAQALDYAARLRLPADFSEKERQAQVDRVLAELELTARRDVLVRQLSGGQRKRVSIGVELLTRPSLFFLDEATSGLDPGTETQMMRLLRQLADQGRTILLITHATKNVMLCDLVVFLARGGHLAYFGPPDQALSYFDVQDFDEIYLKIESEPNPAVWQQRYRQSHLYQTYVVERQRPLNVDTGATRQVQPQRPKTTLPQVAPWRQWWILTQRNLAILRQDRAALILMLSLAPILGALDFVLWKPTILDPDQGDAGQAFTMAFVTVLIAVMVGGLATMREIVKELEIYRRERMVGLGLWPYIFSKLGSAVVLALYQAAVFLVMKFLAIDLSLGVGAIAGLYATLFLVTFGGMVMGLLVSALSPTQTVAPLLTILFLVPQITFAGAIIPLKDLGGVGNLISDVTLTRWGYANVVSLLGFGQDVARDACWQQPKLVREKLSPEALEQCPCFDDNLFRRCRFPGVRKEYHPAVDQPEPPQPREPGDPPPLPNSVLEFDQAYRDRVQEYNQRVKNYQAAMERWQDEFALWKEQRGRAIASGEALIDRFWSLQGHTFNANVSANNLRLGGIIGLMLGLVGVCQKRKDIL is encoded by the coding sequence ATGGCTGTACCCATTCTTCAACTCGTGGCAGCGGATGGTTCACGACAGCACATTCAATTGGGGCGCGATCGCGTGCTGATTGGTACCGACCCCCAAAGTCAAGTCATTCTTGCGGGCGAAGGGATTTCCCGCCACCATGCGCTGATTCTGGCCACAGAGAGCGGTTACCAAGTGGCGGATTTGGGTAGTGCCAGCGGTACTTTTCTAAATGGAACGAAACTGCGGCCACGCACCCCTGTGGCTCTGAAGGCGGGCGATCGCCTGCAAATGGGTGACTTTGAAGCCATTTTTGATCCAGAGGGCATGGCAACAACGGCACTGCCGGGTACGGTGGTCATGGGGGCTGCGAGTACGCCTATTTTGCAGGTAGCGACGCCCCAATGGTTACAGGAGTTTCCCCTCCTTAAGGAGGAACTGATTCTCGGTCGCGATCCCAAGGCGGACATTACCATTGAGCATCCTTTTGTGTCTTTCCACCATGCCAAGTTGGTGCGATCGGGCGATCACTACAAAATTATTGACTTGGGCAGCAAAAATGGCCTCCACTGGCGCGGAACAACAGTTAGTGAACATGCCTTGGCACCGGGGGATGTGATCCATGTGGGGGAATCCCTGCGGTTGACATATTTGTTGATGCCTGCCACTGAGGTGGTGCAGCAGACTCGACCGCTACAATTGCGCGATCGCCAGCAGGTTCGGATTGGCCGAGATCCCAGCAATGATATGGTGCTGGATCATCCTGTTGTCTCGCGCTTCCATGCTCGCCTCTATCTCCAAGACGGACAGTGGTACGTTGTTGATTTGGACTCCGCCAATGGCACGTTTGTGAACAACCAGCGCCTTGAACCCCGCAAACCTGTGGCCTTGCCAACAGGTGCGTTGCTACGCATTGGGCCTTATAGTTCGCTGTTCACCCCCGATGAAACCATTATTCCCCACAATGACAGTGGCAACCTGCGCCTTGATGCCATTCACCTCAGCAAAACTACTGCTAAGGGAACAAAGCTCCTTCAGGACATTTCCCTGTCAATTTTGCCCCGTGAGTTTGTGGCCATTGTGGGTGGGAGTGGTGCCGGTAAATCAACGCTCGTCGATGCGCTCAACGGCTTTCGCCCCGCCACGGGGGGCACGGTACTAGTCAACGGTTACGACTTATATCGCTACTTTGGGACATACCGCACCCAGATTGGCTATGTACCTCAGGATGACATTATCCACAGTGAGCTAACGGTGGCTCAAGCCTTGGACTATGCCGCACGACTGCGCCTACCCGCTGACTTTAGTGAGAAGGAACGACAAGCTCAAGTGGATCGGGTGCTTGCTGAGTTGGAGTTGACGGCACGCCGAGATGTGCTTGTCAGGCAGCTAAGTGGGGGTCAGCGCAAGCGGGTGTCAATTGGTGTGGAACTGCTCACCCGCCCCAGTTTGTTTTTCCTTGATGAAGCCACCTCAGGGCTAGATCCGGGAACGGAGACCCAAATGATGCGGCTGTTGCGCCAGTTGGCGGATCAAGGGCGGACGATTTTGCTGATTACCCATGCCACCAAAAATGTCATGCTCTGCGATTTGGTGGTGTTTTTGGCACGAGGCGGTCACCTTGCCTACTTTGGACCCCCGGATCAGGCTCTCAGCTATTTTGATGTCCAAGATTTTGATGAAATTTACCTCAAGATTGAGAGCGAACCTAATCCAGCCGTATGGCAGCAGCGCTATCGCCAGTCCCATTTGTATCAAACCTATGTCGTGGAGCGCCAACGCCCCCTCAATGTTGATACAGGGGCAACCCGTCAAGTTCAACCCCAACGCCCCAAAACAACCCTGCCTCAAGTGGCACCGTGGCGGCAGTGGTGGATTCTCACCCAGCGGAATCTTGCCATTTTGCGACAGGATCGGGCGGCACTCATTCTCATGCTCTCCCTGGCGCCGATTTTGGGAGCCTTGGATTTTGTCCTCTGGAAGCCAACGATTCTCGATCCAGATCAGGGGGATGCGGGGCAGGCGTTTACAATGGCCTTCGTCACTGTGCTGATTGCGGTGATGGTGGGGGGCCTAGCGACGATGCGGGAAATTGTCAAGGAGCTGGAGATCTATCGCCGGGAACGGATGGTGGGGTTGGGGCTGTGGCCCTATATCTTCTCGAAGCTTGGATCGGCGGTGGTATTGGCACTGTACCAAGCAGCCGTCTTCTTGGTGATGAAGTTTTTGGCAATAGATCTCAGCCTCGGTGTTGGGGCGATCGCCGGCCTTTACGCAACGCTGTTTCTGGTGACCTTTGGTGGCATGGTAATGGGGCTACTCGTTTCTGCCCTCTCACCCACCCAAACAGTGGCTCCTTTACTCACCATTCTCTTTCTCGTGCCCCAGATTACCTTTGCGGGTGCCATTATTCCCCTGAAGGATCTAGGGGGCGTGGGCAATTTGATCAGTGATGTCACCCTGACCCGCTGGGGCTATGCCAATGTCGTTTCCCTTTTGGGATTTGGTCAGGATGTGGCGCGGGATGCCTGCTGGCAGCAACCGAAATTGGTACGGGAGAAGCTGAGTCCCGAAGCCTTGGAACAGTGTCCCTGCTTTGACGATAACCTCTTTCGACGGTGTCGCTTTCCGGGAGTGCGCAAGGAATACCACCCCGCTGTGGATCAACCAGAACCCCCACAACCCCGCGAACCCGGTGATCCACCGCCACTGCCCAATTCAGTCTTAGAGTTTGATCAGGCCTATCGCGATCGCGTCCAGGAGTACAATCAACGGGTCAAAAACTATCAGGCAGCCATGGAGCGCTGGCAAGATGAATTTGCGCTCTGGAAAGAGCAGCGGGGGCGGGCGATCGCCAGCGGTGAAGCCCTGATTGATCGCTTTTGGAGTCTCCAGGGGCACACGTTCAATGCCAACGTGAGTGCCAACAATCTGCGGCTAGGGGGCATTATTGGGTTGATGCTGGGACTAGTGGGGGTATGTCAGAAGCGCAAGGATATTCTCTAG
- a CDS encoding aspartate aminotransferase family protein produces the protein MVAAPPLPFSTDAFDQVVMTTYGRFPITLVRGEGCRVWDDQGRSYLDFVAGIATCTLGHAHPSLVETVSRQIQTLHHVSNLYYIPQQGALAQWLVDHSCGDRVFFCNSGAEANEAAIKLARKYAHTVRHIANPIIITAHASFHGRTLATITATGQPKYQQHFDPLVPGFAYVPYNDFAALQSLVEQLDQSQPQVAAILLEPLQGEGGVRPGDRAYFEQVRQLCTEKGILLIFDEVQVGIGRTGSLWGYETLGVEPDIFTSAKGLAGGVPIGAMIAKEFCAVFQPGDHASTFGGNPLATAAALTVCETLEKEHLLENARDRGQQLRTGLRELAAAYPHVIAEVRGWGLINGLELKPEIPLTAADVVKAAIGEGLLLVPAGPKVVRFVPPLIVSAEEIDAALAAVARTLEQLAA, from the coding sequence ATGGTTGCTGCTCCCCCACTCCCCTTTAGTACCGATGCCTTTGACCAAGTGGTGATGACCACCTATGGTCGCTTTCCCATCACGCTGGTGCGCGGCGAAGGCTGCCGCGTTTGGGATGATCAAGGCCGCAGCTATCTGGACTTTGTGGCGGGGATTGCTACTTGTACCCTCGGTCATGCCCATCCGTCCTTGGTGGAGACGGTCAGTCGGCAAATCCAAACCCTGCACCATGTCTCTAATCTCTATTACATTCCTCAACAGGGGGCGCTAGCGCAGTGGCTTGTGGATCACTCCTGTGGCGATCGCGTGTTTTTCTGCAATTCTGGTGCGGAAGCCAATGAAGCGGCCATTAAACTGGCTCGCAAATATGCCCATACGGTTCGCCACATTGCCAACCCGATCATCATTACGGCTCATGCCAGCTTCCATGGGCGGACGTTAGCCACAATTACGGCTACGGGTCAACCCAAATACCAACAACACTTTGACCCCTTGGTGCCCGGCTTTGCCTATGTGCCCTACAACGATTTTGCGGCATTGCAGAGCCTTGTTGAGCAACTAGATCAGTCTCAACCCCAAGTGGCCGCTATTCTGTTGGAACCGCTACAGGGAGAGGGGGGAGTCCGTCCCGGCGATCGCGCCTACTTTGAGCAGGTACGCCAACTCTGTACCGAAAAAGGCATTCTCCTGATTTTCGATGAAGTCCAAGTGGGCATTGGTCGCACGGGATCCCTGTGGGGCTATGAAACCCTCGGTGTTGAACCCGATATTTTCACCTCCGCCAAAGGCCTTGCCGGCGGCGTTCCCATTGGTGCGATGATTGCCAAGGAGTTTTGTGCCGTCTTTCAGCCGGGGGATCATGCCAGTACCTTTGGTGGTAACCCCTTGGCCACGGCAGCGGCGCTCACCGTTTGTGAAACCCTTGAAAAAGAGCATCTCCTCGAAAATGCGCGCGATCGCGGGCAGCAACTGCGGACAGGACTACGTGAACTGGCAGCAGCCTATCCCCATGTCATTGCTGAGGTGCGCGGCTGGGGTCTGATCAATGGTTTAGAACTCAAACCAGAGATCCCTCTCACGGCGGCGGATGTCGTCAAAGCTGCCATTGGTGAGGGGCTATTACTCGTGCCCGCTGGCCCCAAGGTGGTGCGCTTTGTCCCGCCCCTGATTGTCAGTGCCGAGGAGATTGATGCTGCCTTGGCAGCAGTTGCCCGCACCTTGGAGCAGTTAGCTGCCTAA
- the nrdJ gene encoding ribonucleoside-triphosphate reductase, adenosylcobalamin-dependent, giving the protein MVQNPPRPQTTFPATAPTAYPVFYRTYSRQNEAGERESWQQVCDRTLQGLQEVGHLTEAEVALLREMQQELKALPSGRWLWVGGTDWVRQPENFSGAYNCTSTNVVDWDSFGLMMDLAMQGCGTGAILEQKYISQLPPICNRLEVTVVGEIGQTPKEARQEQTTVTLTGQTCQINVGDSRQGWVKSYQTLLELASNPQLGGSVQVTIDISDVRPTGERLKGFGGVANPVKLPNLYHRCAALLNAAVGRQLTSVECCLLIDEAAVVVVAGNVRRSAGMRQGASDDEAFAQAKQNLWQQDEQGNWRIDPKRDALRMANHTRVFHTKPSLEECINAVRSQFYSGEGAIQWAGEAIARANVDLLTTPELKHAFLRAYENQQGEAFLRQLLPTMDQRELAHRLGRYGLNPCGEIVGSDFHCNLAEIHLNQIDPADTITQEKAFKAGALSVAALLNHRFVVDRYQYSRAIDPIVGVSFTGLFDFFVHAFGVPWLEWWAAGRSDTLQGREFKAQEAAFLQRWRQIVHDTVWEYCDRHGLKRPNRCTTVQPSGTKSLLTGASPGWHPPKAQRFIRRITFRKGDPVAMACYDYGYNIIPSQSDKDETGKLLDDPFDPRCSEWLVEIPVAVSWADLPGADTIDISQFSALAQFDFYMQVQQHYTTHNTSATIELREPEVEPLATAIYTAIQQDQGYISAALLARFDAHETFPRLPFEPISKERYEQEVAAVARRKRVNDFHEALSRYTQPLMEAGPAGCDSDKCLTS; this is encoded by the coding sequence ATGGTGCAAAATCCTCCCCGTCCCCAAACCACTTTCCCCGCCACTGCCCCAACAGCCTATCCCGTGTTTTACCGCACCTACAGTCGCCAAAATGAAGCAGGTGAGCGGGAGAGTTGGCAACAGGTGTGCGATCGCACGCTCCAAGGCCTGCAAGAAGTAGGACACCTCACTGAGGCAGAAGTGGCGTTGCTCCGGGAAATGCAGCAGGAGCTAAAGGCGCTGCCCTCTGGGCGCTGGCTGTGGGTGGGAGGAACTGATTGGGTACGCCAGCCCGAGAACTTTTCCGGTGCCTACAACTGCACTAGCACCAATGTGGTGGATTGGGATTCCTTTGGCCTAATGATGGACTTGGCCATGCAGGGCTGTGGCACAGGGGCAATCCTAGAGCAGAAATACATCTCCCAGTTACCCCCCATCTGCAATCGCCTAGAGGTGACCGTTGTCGGGGAAATTGGCCAAACCCCCAAGGAAGCGCGCCAAGAGCAAACCACCGTAACCCTGACGGGGCAAACCTGCCAAATCAACGTGGGGGATAGCCGCCAAGGGTGGGTGAAGTCCTATCAAACACTTCTTGAACTAGCCAGCAACCCCCAACTCGGTGGTTCAGTTCAGGTGACGATTGACATTAGTGATGTGCGTCCCACGGGTGAGCGGCTCAAGGGCTTTGGGGGGGTTGCCAATCCAGTAAAGCTACCCAACCTCTACCACCGTTGTGCGGCCTTGTTGAATGCGGCGGTGGGCCGCCAGTTGACCTCTGTCGAGTGCTGTCTGCTGATTGATGAAGCCGCTGTGGTGGTCGTTGCTGGCAATGTGAGGCGATCAGCCGGCATGCGTCAGGGGGCAAGTGATGATGAGGCTTTTGCCCAAGCTAAACAAAATCTCTGGCAGCAGGATGAGCAAGGCAATTGGCGCATTGATCCGAAGCGGGATGCCCTGCGCATGGCCAACCATACCCGTGTCTTTCACACTAAGCCAAGCCTTGAAGAATGCATCAATGCGGTGCGCAGTCAGTTCTATTCAGGGGAAGGTGCCATTCAATGGGCAGGGGAGGCGATCGCCCGCGCCAATGTCGATCTTTTGACCACCCCTGAACTGAAGCACGCCTTCCTCCGTGCTTATGAAAACCAACAGGGAGAGGCTTTTTTGCGGCAACTGTTGCCCACCATGGATCAGCGGGAGCTGGCTCACCGCTTGGGTCGTTATGGCCTCAATCCCTGTGGTGAAATTGTCGGCAGTGATTTCCACTGCAACCTTGCAGAAATTCACCTGAATCAAATTGATCCAGCGGATACGATAACCCAAGAAAAAGCCTTCAAAGCCGGTGCGCTCTCAGTGGCAGCGCTGTTGAACCATCGTTTTGTTGTCGATCGCTATCAGTACTCCCGCGCCATTGATCCCATTGTGGGTGTGAGCTTTACGGGGCTATTTGATTTCTTTGTCCATGCCTTTGGTGTACCTTGGTTGGAATGGTGGGCAGCGGGACGATCCGATACCCTCCAAGGGCGCGAATTCAAAGCCCAAGAAGCAGCCTTTCTGCAACGCTGGCGGCAAATTGTCCATGACACGGTCTGGGAGTATTGCGATCGCCACGGCCTCAAGCGTCCCAATCGCTGTACCACCGTCCAACCCTCCGGCACCAAATCCCTACTCACGGGTGCCTCCCCCGGCTGGCATCCCCCCAAAGCCCAACGGTTTATCCGGCGGATCACCTTCCGCAAGGGCGACCCGGTGGCCATGGCCTGCTATGACTATGGCTACAATATCATTCCGTCCCAGTCCGACAAGGATGAGACGGGTAAGCTCCTTGATGATCCCTTTGATCCGCGGTGTAGCGAGTGGCTGGTAGAAATTCCCGTTGCTGTCTCTTGGGCAGATCTGCCGGGGGCAGACACCATTGACATTAGCCAGTTTTCCGCCTTGGCGCAGTTTGACTTCTATATGCAGGTGCAGCAGCACTATACCACCCACAACACCAGTGCCACCATTGAGCTACGCGAGCCTGAAGTAGAACCCCTTGCCACTGCCATTTACACAGCCATTCAGCAGGATCAAGGGTATATCTCTGCTGCTCTCCTAGCCCGCTTTGATGCCCATGAAACCTTCCCCCGCCTCCCCTTTGAACCCATTAGCAAAGAACGGTACGAGCAGGAAGTGGCAGCCGTTGCCCGGCGCAAGCGGGTCAATGATTTCCATGAAGCCCTCTCCCGCTATACCCAGCCTTTGATGGAAGCAGGGCCTGCCGGCTGTGACTCCGACAAGTGTCTTACATCCTAG
- a CDS encoding serine/threonine-protein kinase, translated as MSYCLNPNCVKPDNPDGLDVCQACGSKLLLNDQYKAIKVLGRGGFGTTFLAVDTKLPGNPSCVIKQLRPAATAPHIMAMARELFLREATTLGKVGNHPQLPRLLGYFENDNEFYLVQEYVGGLTLQQEVKRFGPKSEEEVKQVLQEVLPILDYLHKNGVIHRDIKPANLIRRDIDNKLVLIDFGAVKDKVTQAMVENAPELSTFTSFAVGTPMYAPPEQMAMRPIYASDIYALGVTCVYLLTGKSPKEIERDPRTGEWHWKRYVKNISPEFAALLDKMLEDAVKNRYQNATDVLADLQRLQTKQTTAVAAPAVAAEDDDLSSALSAPPSQGQPRVPRSAKPSSYASSVSQNAQAARLRQSRMTGTQLGGPPVVGTGPGQHLRPKVTPRLTAAQVITAYKRGERDFVDVDLSNVVLRNADLSGANFANANFTNADLKGCILTNAVLREANLQGANLSDANLCGAYLVQANFEKANLKGAKLQDASISGANFTGADISGADFSMVSGMVQGQLDRAKKNWFTKLPKY; from the coding sequence ATGAGTTACTGCCTAAATCCGAACTGTGTCAAGCCAGACAACCCTGATGGTTTAGACGTTTGCCAAGCCTGTGGCAGCAAACTTTTGCTGAATGATCAATACAAGGCCATTAAAGTTTTGGGACGGGGGGGGTTTGGCACGACCTTTTTGGCCGTGGATACGAAACTACCGGGCAATCCTAGTTGTGTGATTAAACAGTTGCGACCCGCAGCCACGGCTCCCCATATCATGGCAATGGCACGAGAACTCTTTTTGCGGGAAGCAACCACCCTTGGCAAAGTTGGCAATCACCCCCAACTGCCTCGCCTCCTTGGCTACTTTGAAAATGACAATGAATTTTATCTCGTCCAAGAATATGTGGGTGGCCTCACCCTGCAACAGGAGGTCAAACGCTTTGGCCCCAAAAGCGAGGAAGAGGTAAAACAGGTTTTGCAAGAAGTCTTACCCATCCTCGATTACCTGCACAAAAATGGTGTGATCCACCGCGACATTAAGCCCGCCAATCTAATCCGCCGTGATATTGACAACAAGCTGGTGCTCATCGACTTTGGTGCAGTCAAAGACAAAGTCACCCAAGCGATGGTGGAAAATGCCCCAGAACTATCCACATTTACGAGCTTTGCTGTGGGCACACCGATGTATGCGCCACCAGAGCAAATGGCCATGCGTCCTATCTACGCCAGTGATATCTATGCGCTCGGTGTTACCTGTGTCTATCTCCTGACGGGTAAATCCCCTAAAGAAATTGAGCGGGATCCGCGCACGGGCGAATGGCATTGGAAGCGGTATGTGAAAAATATTTCCCCTGAGTTTGCTGCCCTCCTCGACAAAATGCTGGAGGATGCCGTCAAAAATCGCTACCAAAATGCGACAGATGTCTTAGCCGATCTACAGCGCCTTCAGACCAAACAAACAACTGCTGTGGCTGCCCCTGCCGTTGCAGCAGAGGATGATGACCTTAGTAGTGCCCTTTCGGCGCCCCCCAGTCAAGGCCAACCGCGGGTGCCAAGGTCAGCTAAACCCTCTAGCTATGCCTCCTCGGTGAGCCAAAATGCCCAAGCCGCTCGATTGCGACAATCGCGAATGACAGGCACACAATTGGGTGGCCCCCCTGTTGTAGGCACAGGTCCGGGGCAGCATTTGCGCCCCAAAGTTACCCCACGGCTGACGGCAGCACAGGTTATCACAGCCTATAAACGGGGAGAACGGGATTTTGTGGATGTCGATCTCTCGAATGTTGTATTGCGCAATGCGGATCTCTCAGGTGCTAATTTTGCCAATGCCAATTTTACCAATGCCGATTTGAAGGGCTGCATCCTCACCAATGCCGTATTGCGGGAAGCCAATCTCCAAGGCGCCAACCTCAGCGACGCCAACCTGTGTGGTGCTTATCTGGTGCAAGCCAACTTTGAGAAGGCGAATTTGAAGGGGGCAAAATTGCAGGATGCCTCGATCTCAGGCGCGAACTTTACCGGTGCCGATATTTCCGGGGCAGACTTTAGTATGGTCTCGGGCATGGTTCAAGGCCAACTCGATCGCGCCAAGAAGAACTGGTTTACAAAGTTGCCTAAATACTAA
- the yqeK gene encoding bis(5'-nucleosyl)-tetraphosphatase (symmetrical) YqeK, whose translation MTPLVTTDAKDSLCDRQQVLAWLTENVPAPRLQHILRVETMAAELALHHGLDVDRAAWAGLLHDLAKYFPPERLLSMAREAGLPITEVDEADPHLLHADVSALVARQQFGITDEQVLAAVANHTLGQPGMDALSCVVFLADSLEPGRGQTVELEELRKVAHQNLQEAVWRVCDRTLLWLVDQHRLIHPRMILTRNWAMQVAPAKPKKTEKKGAAKV comes from the coding sequence ATGACCCCACTTGTGACAACTGATGCTAAAGATTCCCTGTGCGATCGCCAGCAGGTTTTGGCGTGGTTAACGGAAAATGTGCCTGCGCCACGACTCCAACATATCCTGCGGGTAGAAACGATGGCGGCGGAGCTGGCTCTCCACCATGGCTTGGATGTGGATCGGGCGGCGTGGGCGGGGTTATTGCACGATTTGGCAAAGTACTTTCCACCGGAGCGGCTATTGAGCATGGCACGGGAGGCGGGGTTGCCGATTACGGAGGTGGATGAGGCGGATCCCCACTTGCTTCACGCGGATGTGAGTGCCCTTGTGGCGCGGCAGCAATTTGGCATTACCGATGAACAGGTCTTAGCAGCCGTTGCCAACCATACCTTGGGCCAGCCGGGCATGGATGCCTTAAGTTGTGTGGTCTTTTTGGCCGATAGCTTGGAGCCAGGGCGGGGGCAGACGGTCGAACTAGAGGAATTGCGCAAGGTGGCTCACCAAAATTTACAGGAGGCGGTGTGGCGAGTGTGCGATCGCACGCTGTTGTGGTTGGTTGACCAGCATCGTTTAATTCACCCCCGCATGATCCTCACCCGCAACTGGGCAATGCAGGTGGCACCCGCCAAGCCAAAAAAGACTGAGAAGAAAGGCGCCGCCAAGGTTTAG
- a CDS encoding ABC transporter permease: MTTASATAVPGIFSGEFVQETLALTRRLFIQLQRRPSTLVAGVVQPLIWLILFGALFQNVPQGLFGESTNYGQFLCAGIIVFTAFSGALNAGLPVMFDREFGFLNRLLVAPLASRFSIVLASALFITSLSLIQVVAIASLGVLLGTGLPNLAGIGVVLATVLILVFGVTALSLGLTFALPGHIELLAVIFVINLPLLFASTALVPLSFMPRWLQWIASLNPLSLAIEPIRYVYLHPDWQFSDVVMVAPWGSLSLGAALLILLAVAVGMSLLIQPLLRRRLA; encoded by the coding sequence ATGACTACTGCTTCAGCAACGGCTGTTCCCGGTATTTTTTCAGGGGAATTTGTCCAAGAAACCCTCGCTCTAACCCGTCGCTTGTTTATTCAACTGCAACGCCGCCCCTCTACACTGGTGGCGGGAGTGGTACAACCCTTAATTTGGCTGATCCTCTTTGGTGCCCTCTTCCAGAATGTGCCGCAGGGTCTCTTTGGCGAGAGTACCAATTATGGCCAGTTTCTCTGCGCCGGCATTATTGTCTTTACCGCCTTTAGTGGTGCCCTCAATGCAGGGTTGCCGGTGATGTTTGACCGTGAGTTTGGTTTTTTGAATCGGCTGTTGGTGGCGCCGTTGGCCTCGCGGTTTTCGATTGTTCTTGCTTCGGCGTTGTTTATTACCAGCCTGAGTTTGATTCAGGTGGTGGCGATCGCCAGCTTGGGGGTACTGCTGGGAACCGGACTACCGAATTTGGCGGGCATTGGTGTGGTTTTGGCCACCGTACTGATCTTGGTCTTTGGTGTGACAGCCTTGAGTCTCGGACTCACCTTTGCCTTGCCCGGACACATTGAACTGTTGGCAGTGATTTTTGTCATCAACCTACCCTTACTTTTTGCCAGTACTGCCTTGGTTCCCCTGTCGTTTATGCCCCGTTGGTTGCAGTGGATTGCTAGCCTCAACCCCCTCAGCTTGGCCATTGAACCGATTCGCTATGTCTATTTGCACCCCGATTGGCAGTTTAGCGATGTGGTCATGGTGGCGCCTTGGGGATCGCTAAGCTTGGGCGCGGCACTGTTGATTCTTTTGGCTGTTGCCGTGGGGATGAGCCTACTCATTCAGCCTCTATTGCGGCGGCGCTTGGCCTAA